A region of Candidatus Megaera polyxenophila DNA encodes the following proteins:
- a CDS encoding DNA polymerase III subunit gamma/tau encodes MANNSARYVPFARKYRPKNFKELLGQEVLTKTLSYCINNKKLTGALLLTGIRGVGKTSSARIIAKTVNCTSLLNDDLNNALPCESCKNCESFNNNNHPDIIEIDAASRTGVDDVREIIESSEYRPLLGEYKIFVIDEVHMLSKNAFNALLKLIEEPPPHVIFIFATTEVQKIPLTVLSRCQRYDLRRLSIEEILVLLKNIAQNENLKLEEEALKIIALKSEGSARDATGILDQASSYIHNVSQHNDIITAKSVNKMLGLVQISTILELIRLIIEGNTKEALKLLEEIYMNSSNLEHFVEQIADLIASLTKEKVIAGFHEPMYKNYGKEITDILLKISLSRLSILWQIFSNGTNQIKSSHNELITAEMLIIKAIYSCNIPDIENLLDKSSQIAEFNVEQTAPSTNPKTEINRNIFDFLKFCHGQNEMELYYVLLNEVEVKNFTKPLIEIAANSKISQEKNLKSMLHKWSGIEWNIVICKQDKINSLKQELLKKAKASEDFTVIKNNFPNADVSDIILKS; translated from the coding sequence ATGGCTAATAATTCGGCACGCTACGTCCCATTTGCCAGAAAATACAGACCAAAAAATTTTAAAGAGCTATTGGGCCAGGAAGTACTTACTAAAACTCTGAGCTATTGCATAAATAATAAAAAGCTTACAGGCGCACTGCTACTTACCGGTATTAGGGGGGTTGGCAAAACATCTTCAGCCAGAATAATAGCTAAAACCGTTAATTGTACTTCTTTATTAAACGATGATTTAAATAATGCCCTCCCGTGTGAATCATGCAAAAACTGCGAAAGTTTTAATAATAACAATCATCCTGACATTATTGAAATAGATGCAGCCAGTAGAACAGGTGTAGATGACGTTAGAGAAATAATAGAAAGTAGTGAATATCGCCCGTTACTCGGCGAATATAAAATTTTTGTAATTGACGAAGTTCATATGCTTTCCAAGAACGCATTTAATGCTTTGCTCAAATTAATAGAGGAACCTCCTCCCCATGTAATATTTATTTTTGCCACAACTGAAGTACAAAAAATTCCACTAACAGTTTTATCCAGATGTCAAAGATATGATTTACGGAGGCTGTCAATCGAGGAAATTTTGGTTCTCCTTAAAAATATTGCCCAAAATGAAAATTTAAAATTAGAGGAAGAAGCGCTAAAAATAATTGCTCTAAAATCTGAAGGCTCTGCAAGGGATGCAACGGGAATACTTGATCAGGCATCCAGTTATATTCACAACGTGAGCCAGCATAATGATATAATAACTGCTAAATCCGTCAATAAGATGCTTGGCCTTGTCCAGATCAGTACAATTCTAGAATTGATAAGGTTAATTATTGAGGGTAATACTAAAGAGGCGTTAAAATTACTTGAAGAAATATATATGAACTCTAGCAACCTAGAGCATTTTGTCGAGCAAATTGCAGATTTGATTGCCAGTTTGACCAAAGAAAAGGTAATAGCGGGTTTCCACGAACCCATGTATAAAAATTATGGGAAAGAAATTACTGATATTTTATTGAAAATAAGTTTATCCAGACTTAGCATCCTATGGCAAATATTTAGCAATGGCACTAATCAAATAAAATCTTCACATAATGAGTTAATAACTGCAGAAATGCTTATTATAAAAGCAATATATTCATGTAATATACCTGATATTGAGAATCTTTTAGATAAATCCAGCCAAATTGCAGAATTTAATGTGGAGCAGACAGCACCTTCAACAAATCCAAAAACAGAAATAAACAGAAATATTTTTGATTTTTTGAAATTTTGCCATGGCCAAAATGAAATGGAATTATACTATGTATTGCTTAATGAAGTAGAAGTTAAAAATTTCACCAAGCCATTAATAGAAATAGCCGCTAATAGCAAAATTTCTCAAGAAAAAAACCTTAAATCAATGTTACACAAATGGTCTGGGATCGAGTGGAATATTGTAATATGCAAACAGGATAAAATAAATAGCTTAAAACAGGAATTACTTAAAAAAGCAAAGGCAAGCGAAGATTTCACCGTTATAAAAAATAATTTTCCTAATGCTGATGTTTCCGATATAATTCTCAAGTCATAA
- a CDS encoding protein translocase component YidC, with protein sequence MNYSFLNLVTAIVVSVLIIFGWQHFYEKPKLQRLAEEQKHYTKTLESVKKETQSTNVDKVVNRHEALNLSKRIPIKSTVLSGSISLQGLRFDDLTLLKYHTSLDENSPPVVLFSPSAAQEAYFAEIGWLGNNKNIKFPDSSTIWEADGDIISPDKPITFTWTNPEKIKFVVKVELDDNYMFTIKQITINHSSHPMQTQYYALINRTYSHESERMVNILHQGMIGAVNGELKEYNYDDIKDKKKQSFTKNKVDWLGITDKYWLAAFIPDPSYQYSSNFIYGIKSGMDKYQADFVSTAQIIESGGSFEVTHKLFAGAKKVDLLDKYENQYNIKLFDRAIDFGWFYILTKPIFNAMNFFYLYVGNFGISIMIVTIIIKLAMFTLANKSYRSMKKMKNLQPQMERLKELYADDKTRLNQEIMSLYKKEKVNPVSGCLPLLVQIPVFFSIYKVLYVTIEMRHAPFFGWIHDLSAPDPTTIFNLFGLLPFTPPVFLMIGAWPIIMALTMYLQQKMSPQPADPVQAMVMKFMPLMFLFMFSSFPAGLLIYWSWNNILSIIQQFYINKLDKNGQ encoded by the coding sequence ATGAATTATAGTTTTCTAAATTTGGTAACTGCTATAGTGGTGTCGGTACTAATAATATTTGGCTGGCAGCATTTTTACGAAAAACCAAAATTACAGCGGCTTGCCGAAGAACAAAAACATTATACTAAAACTCTAGAAAGTGTAAAAAAAGAAACGCAATCAACTAACGTTGATAAAGTAGTTAATCGCCATGAAGCATTAAATTTATCCAAAAGGATTCCTATCAAATCTACTGTGCTTTCCGGTTCTATATCACTACAGGGCTTGCGTTTTGATGATTTAACGCTGTTAAAATATCATACAAGCTTAGATGAAAATAGTCCTCCGGTAGTGCTTTTTTCTCCTTCAGCGGCACAAGAGGCTTATTTTGCTGAGATAGGGTGGCTTGGAAATAATAAAAATATAAAGTTTCCTGATTCTTCAACCATTTGGGAGGCAGATGGTGATATTATTTCACCGGATAAGCCTATAACATTTACCTGGACTAATCCCGAAAAGATAAAATTTGTGGTTAAGGTGGAGCTTGACGATAATTATATGTTTACTATCAAGCAGATAACCATTAACCATTCTTCCCATCCTATGCAGACCCAATATTATGCCTTGATAAATCGTACCTATAGCCATGAATCAGAAAGGATGGTAAACATTCTTCACCAAGGAATGATAGGAGCTGTTAATGGTGAACTTAAAGAATATAATTACGATGATATAAAAGATAAGAAAAAACAAAGTTTTACAAAAAATAAAGTAGACTGGCTAGGTATTACAGATAAATATTGGCTTGCAGCCTTTATCCCTGATCCTTCTTATCAGTATTCATCAAATTTTATTTATGGAATTAAATCAGGTATGGATAAATATCAAGCTGATTTTGTTTCAACCGCTCAGATTATTGAATCCGGAGGGAGTTTTGAAGTAACACATAAACTATTTGCCGGTGCTAAAAAAGTTGATTTGCTAGATAAATATGAGAATCAATACAATATCAAATTGTTTGATAGAGCAATTGATTTTGGCTGGTTCTATATTCTTACTAAACCTATATTTAATGCCATGAATTTTTTCTACCTATATGTAGGTAATTTCGGTATTAGTATAATGATCGTTACAATTATTATTAAGTTAGCAATGTTCACGTTAGCTAATAAATCTTATCGATCAATGAAAAAAATGAAAAACCTTCAGCCACAAATGGAGCGTTTGAAAGAGCTGTATGCAGATGATAAGACGCGCCTTAATCAAGAAATTATGAGCCTTTATAAAAAAGAAAAGGTCAATCCTGTTAGCGGTTGTTTACCATTATTGGTTCAAATACCTGTTTTCTTTTCTATTTATAAAGTGCTGTATGTAACTATTGAAATGCGCCATGCACCATTTTTTGGCTGGATTCATGACCTGTCCGCACCAGATCCAACAACCATATTCAATTTATTTGGTTTATTACCGTTTACGCCTCCGGTTTTTCTGATGATAGGTGCTTGGCCAATAATTATGGCACTAACCATGTATTTGCAACAAAAAATGAGTCCGCAGCCAGCTGACCCAGTACAAGCTATGGTTATGAAATTTATGCCGCTTATGTTCCTGTTTATGTTTAGCAGTTTTCCGGCAGGGCTTTTGATCTATTGGTCGTGGAATAACATTCTCTCAATAATTCAGCAATTTTACATAAATAAGTTGGATAAGAATGGCCAATGA
- a CDS encoding GTP-binding protein, translated as MANELGTKIFRQEARFIAGAAKPSQLPKMFLPQVAFVGKSNVGKSSLINTICRRKNLARVSHTPGRTRQINFFLIAEKLVIADLPGYGFAKVPVEEKQNWEKLILHYLQNSPTLKLVNLLIDARRGIKENDFKVIQLLHSYDKQIQLVFTKADKVKFKEGFEVEIKNYLASLGYLLCNVVLSSSKNGVGAKELQLSLAQYVK; from the coding sequence ATGGCCAATGAACTAGGAACAAAGATATTTAGGCAGGAAGCAAGATTTATTGCTGGAGCTGCAAAACCAAGCCAATTACCGAAAATGTTCTTGCCCCAAGTTGCTTTTGTTGGAAAATCAAATGTAGGCAAATCTAGTTTGATTAATACTATCTGCCGGAGAAAAAATTTGGCAAGGGTTTCACATACACCGGGAAGAACCAGGCAGATAAATTTTTTTCTAATCGCAGAAAAATTAGTTATAGCAGACCTTCCTGGTTATGGTTTTGCTAAAGTTCCGGTAGAAGAAAAGCAAAATTGGGAAAAACTGATACTTCATTATTTACAAAACAGCCCTACACTTAAATTGGTCAATTTGCTTATTGATGCTAGAAGAGGTATTAAAGAAAATGATTTTAAAGTAATTCAGTTGTTACATTCATATGATAAACAAATACAATTAGTATTTACAAAAGCAGATAAGGTAAAATTCAAAGAAGGCTTTGAAGTGGAAATCAAGAATTATCTTGCAAGTTTAGGATACTTATTATGTAATGTTGTTTTGTCCAGTAGCAAGAATGGTGTAGGTGCAAAAGAACTTCAACTTAGCTTGGCGCAATACGTCAAATAA
- a CDS encoding acetylglutamate kinase → MQKNFNLAWRNTSNNQKNLLVQNIRAGKAQLIKKIIERSNLIKHMSVVIRLSSVIIENKILLSNFAENLEILVDNGLNLIVIHEYGNLLTKQLKLLGIDDKKYSPHFGDDKLSGLFEMVISGHINKRIVSKLCSLGVMAIGLSGKDGNLLVAKKSNHIAINDSWLYASEPLLVNPEILLAIEDTKIVPIISPVACTDKGKTAILDTDITSAMAATAVNANKLIIMCENDFLINNVVTLSSVTELNGLLKNTIEVAATDSLVKASRYALLNSDITVQFVNSRKSDALLFAIFD, encoded by the coding sequence GTGCAAAAGAACTTCAACTTAGCTTGGCGCAATACGTCAAATAATCAGAAAAATCTCCTTGTTCAAAATATTAGAGCAGGTAAAGCTCAGCTTATAAAAAAAATTATTGAACGTAGTAATTTAATAAAACACATGAGTGTAGTGATACGCTTATCGTCGGTAATCATTGAAAATAAAATCCTGCTTTCTAACTTTGCTGAGAATTTAGAAATTTTAGTAGATAACGGCCTGAATTTAATTGTTATCCATGAATACGGTAATTTATTAACAAAACAGCTTAAACTCCTTGGTATAGATGATAAAAAATATAGCCCACATTTTGGAGATGATAAATTATCTGGATTGTTTGAAATGGTTATTTCCGGTCATATCAATAAACGTATAGTATCAAAGTTATGTTCTCTTGGGGTTATGGCCATTGGTTTGTCTGGTAAAGACGGGAATTTGTTAGTAGCTAAAAAGTCTAACCATATTGCAATTAACGATAGTTGGCTTTATGCGAGTGAACCGTTATTAGTTAATCCCGAAATTCTATTAGCAATCGAAGATACTAAAATCGTTCCAATAATTTCACCGGTAGCTTGTACTGACAAGGGGAAGACAGCAATTTTAGATACTGATATTACTTCAGCGATGGCTGCAACTGCCGTCAATGCAAATAAATTAATTATAATGTGCGAAAACGACTTTCTAATAAATAATGTTGTTACTCTTTCATCTGTTACTGAATTAAATGGATTGCTAAAAAACACTATCGAGGTTGCTGCAACTGATTCTTTAGTGAAAGCCTCGAGGTATGCTCTGTTAAATTCTGATATTACAGTTCAATTTGTTAATTCAAGAAAGAGCGATGCGTTGTTATTTGCTATTTTTGATTAG
- a CDS encoding membrane protein: MKLLSKEQVGSLYAISSGLCYGFLGYFGVQLLKSNLSIANMLFWRFLVAAFFTFIILMFKGKNIFQPLTENLKIIFYGIAFYGTSSITYFIGSNYIGTGLTMVVFFIYPAIVMLFNWILYNEGISKTYYLAFSMIIVGILLLADLHELKLDFSGIGFGILSAICYACYVVASKKSNVSPLISTSMVLIGCSIACLIVACFEGNFVIPDRNNWLNITFMAIICTALPILLLLKGLKYISSEKAAIVSVLEPVFVLLSGIILLGETVSVMQIFGTIIILSGAVITLFSKNSTNQK, encoded by the coding sequence ATGAAGCTTTTATCCAAAGAGCAGGTAGGATCGTTATATGCTATTAGCTCTGGTTTATGTTATGGATTTTTAGGGTATTTCGGTGTTCAACTTTTGAAGTCTAATTTATCTATTGCAAACATGCTATTTTGGAGATTTTTAGTAGCGGCTTTTTTCACATTTATTATATTAATGTTTAAAGGGAAAAATATTTTTCAGCCGTTAACAGAAAACCTTAAAATAATATTTTATGGTATAGCCTTTTATGGCACCTCTTCAATAACATATTTTATCGGTAGTAATTATATCGGCACTGGTCTTACCATGGTTGTATTCTTTATTTATCCAGCAATTGTCATGTTATTTAACTGGATATTATATAATGAAGGCATAAGTAAAACATACTATTTAGCTTTTTCTATGATAATAGTTGGCATACTCCTCTTAGCAGACTTACATGAATTAAAACTTGATTTTTCAGGAATAGGCTTTGGAATTTTATCTGCAATTTGCTATGCATGTTACGTAGTAGCCAGCAAAAAAAGTAATGTTTCCCCTCTAATTTCTACTTCAATGGTATTAATTGGCTGTAGCATTGCATGCTTGATTGTTGCATGTTTTGAGGGTAATTTTGTTATTCCAGATAGAAATAACTGGTTAAATATAACTTTTATGGCAATTATTTGTACGGCCTTACCAATATTGCTATTATTAAAAGGGTTAAAATATATAAGTTCTGAAAAAGCTGCTATAGTATCGGTTCTAGAACCGGTATTCGTTTTACTGTCTGGTATTATACTTCTGGGCGAAACGGTAAGTGTTATGCAAATATTTGGCACAATTATCATTTTATCAGGAGCGGTGATAACCTTATTTAGCAAAAATTCAACTAATCAAAAATAG
- a CDS encoding metal-dependent hydrolase: MKFKKKLEPILVSLDRLGDPIDVQVRQSSKAKRIIIKIQHQNVELVLPNKNISAGYKFLLEKEYWIRRKLQVSEKEDYVNTKNIPLFGKEYLLLNVDSIRNKVQIKENVIYVDSLPTYHNKTLVKFLQNKLLVEITDIVNRLSKQYQLKFSRIKITNAKTRWGSCSSNLILRFNWRLVFAPQEVLNYVIIHEMCHLVEMNHSKPFWDLVAKLCPEYKTAKLWLKENGSNLHRYLQIEYGLR, from the coding sequence ATGAAATTTAAAAAGAAACTAGAACCAATTTTGGTTAGCTTAGATAGGCTAGGTGATCCTATTGATGTTCAAGTAAGGCAGAGCTCCAAAGCTAAACGTATTATTATTAAAATACAGCACCAAAATGTTGAATTAGTTTTACCTAATAAGAATATTAGCGCCGGCTATAAATTTCTGCTAGAGAAAGAGTATTGGATTAGAAGAAAACTACAAGTTTCAGAAAAAGAAGATTATGTGAATACTAAAAATATTCCTTTATTTGGAAAAGAGTATTTACTATTAAATGTTGATTCTATTCGCAACAAGGTGCAAATTAAGGAAAATGTAATTTATGTAGATTCATTACCGACTTATCACAACAAAACCTTGGTTAAATTTTTACAGAATAAGTTACTTGTAGAAATAACAGATATTGTTAATCGCTTAAGTAAGCAGTATCAGTTAAAGTTTTCTAGAATTAAGATTACAAATGCCAAAACCAGATGGGGAAGTTGTTCGAGTAACTTAATCCTGCGCTTTAATTGGCGTCTTGTTTTTGCGCCGCAGGAAGTACTAAATTATGTAATAATACATGAAATGTGCCATCTGGTAGAGATGAACCATAGTAAGCCTTTTTGGGATTTGGTGGCAAAACTCTGCCCTGAATATAAAACTGCTAAATTGTGGTTAAAAGAAAATGGAAGTAACCTGCATCGCTATTTGCAGATCGAGTACGGCTTGCGGTAA
- a CDS encoding tRNA (5-methylaminomethyl-2-thiouridylate)-methyltransferase gives MSKTIVVAMSGGVDSSVVAAMMHEQGHRVIGITLQLYDHGAVLQKKGACCAGQDIYDAKMVADRIGIPHYVLNYENLFRQKVIDDFVDSYARGETPLPCVRCNQSVKFKDLLKFVKELGGDALATGHYVQKIINHNISELHRGLDPYKDQSYFLFSTTNEQLNFLEFPLGKYSKEETRKLALKYGLEVADKPDSQDICFVPGGDYREIVTRMRPSTQKPGKFVHIGGFELGEHKGIINYTVGQRRGLGISYGEPIYVIKIDPETNTVYIGPESALFKTKFIIKEVNWLAGDVNTEGIDIVAKVRSTTPGIQAKINFITNDKIEVNILGTERAITPGQACVLYDNTRVLGGGWITRDIQ, from the coding sequence ATGTCTAAAACTATTGTGGTAGCAATGTCTGGAGGAGTAGATAGCTCGGTAGTAGCAGCAATGATGCACGAGCAGGGCCATAGAGTTATAGGTATTACTTTGCAATTATATGACCATGGGGCTGTTCTACAAAAAAAAGGTGCATGTTGCGCCGGACAAGATATTTATGATGCCAAAATGGTTGCAGATAGGATTGGTATCCCTCATTATGTTCTAAACTATGAAAACCTATTCCGCCAAAAAGTTATTGATGATTTTGTTGATAGTTATGCCAGAGGTGAAACCCCTTTACCTTGCGTACGCTGTAATCAGTCTGTCAAATTTAAAGATTTATTAAAATTTGTAAAAGAACTTGGCGGAGATGCACTTGCTACTGGCCACTATGTGCAAAAAATTATTAACCATAATATTTCGGAGCTTCATAGAGGTTTAGATCCCTATAAAGATCAGAGTTACTTTTTATTTTCTACAACTAATGAGCAGCTGAATTTTCTTGAATTTCCACTCGGTAAATATAGTAAAGAAGAAACAAGAAAATTAGCATTAAAATATGGTCTTGAAGTAGCAGATAAACCAGATAGTCAGGATATTTGTTTTGTGCCGGGCGGGGACTATCGTGAGATCGTAACTAGAATGCGTCCGTCAACGCAGAAGCCAGGTAAGTTCGTTCATATTGGCGGTTTTGAACTTGGGGAGCATAAAGGAATTATAAATTATACAGTAGGTCAAAGACGAGGGCTTGGTATTTCATACGGAGAACCGATTTATGTTATAAAAATTGACCCTGAAACAAATACAGTATATATTGGCCCAGAATCGGCGTTATTTAAAACTAAATTCATTATAAAAGAAGTAAATTGGCTTGCTGGTGATGTAAATACTGAAGGAATTGATATTGTCGCTAAGGTTAGGTCTACTACTCCTGGAATCCAGGCTAAAATCAATTTTATTACTAATGATAAAATTGAAGTTAATATTCTTGGAACTGAAAGAGCAATTACCCCAGGGCAGGCATGTGTATTATATGATAATACGAGGGTTTTGGGTGGTGGATGGATTACTAGGGATATTCAATAA
- a CDS encoding amino acid permease, whose product MNFLKKKSFESVREAGSSSGLDKTLSAFDLVLLGLGAIVGTGVFTFTGLVAAQYSGPAVTLSYLIAGCTCIFVALAYTELATMLPTSGSIYTYSYVAFGEVFAWLIGSLIIIELGFASSAVAGSWSAYVQGILDSAGYHLPEQLGKSPFEGGVFNIPAFTIIIFAGFMLYFGTKDSKRLNNILVFIKMIAIFAFMLFAAPHFDAANWENFMPNGFDDVLIGSSILFFAFTGFGVLASAAEECKNPKRDLMIGIIGSLVLATVVYMIVGGLATGIIPYAELNNAQPLAHALKFNNSNIGSALVATGGIAGMTTVIMMNIYGQSRIFYVIARDGLLPKFMAKLHHKYDSPHITIIMFTSVFAVMAAVCPYSILGQLSSMAALLDYVVVAIIVMIFRLRLPNVERPFKCPAVFIIAPTALIASIWLLFKQIIGKDGSLLLTGEIIIYWFVVIFILYVLKVLIFSKREKV is encoded by the coding sequence ATGAATTTTTTGAAGAAAAAAAGCTTTGAATCGGTAAGAGAAGCAGGAAGTTCAAGTGGGCTAGATAAAACATTATCAGCTTTTGATTTAGTGCTCCTAGGTCTTGGAGCTATAGTAGGTACTGGCGTATTTACTTTCACAGGGTTAGTTGCTGCGCAGTACTCCGGCCCCGCTGTAACTCTTTCTTATTTAATTGCCGGATGTACATGTATTTTTGTAGCCCTAGCTTATACTGAACTTGCTACAATGCTTCCGACTTCTGGTAGTATTTATACTTATTCTTACGTAGCATTTGGGGAAGTATTTGCCTGGTTAATTGGTAGTTTAATAATTATAGAACTTGGTTTTGCCTCTTCTGCAGTAGCCGGTAGCTGGTCAGCTTATGTACAGGGAATTCTAGATTCTGCTGGCTATCATCTTCCTGAACAGCTGGGAAAATCTCCTTTTGAAGGAGGGGTATTTAATATTCCGGCCTTTACTATAATAATTTTTGCTGGATTTATGTTATATTTTGGTACTAAAGATAGCAAGAGGTTAAATAACATTTTGGTATTTATAAAAATGATAGCAATATTTGCTTTCATGCTTTTTGCCGCTCCTCATTTTGATGCAGCAAACTGGGAAAATTTTATGCCCAATGGTTTTGATGATGTATTAATCGGTTCGTCAATTTTGTTTTTTGCTTTTACCGGATTTGGGGTACTTGCGAGCGCAGCGGAAGAATGTAAAAACCCAAAACGTGATCTTATGATCGGTATTATTGGTTCACTAGTTTTGGCTACTGTTGTTTATATGATTGTAGGGGGGCTAGCTACTGGAATAATTCCTTATGCGGAATTAAATAATGCCCAGCCTCTAGCTCATGCTTTAAAATTTAATAACAGTAATATTGGTTCTGCTCTTGTTGCTACAGGCGGTATAGCCGGTATGACTACTGTTATAATGATGAATATTTACGGTCAATCACGTATTTTTTATGTAATTGCAAGGGATGGGTTATTACCGAAGTTTATGGCAAAATTACACCATAAATATGATAGCCCTCACATAACGATTATAATGTTTACAAGTGTATTTGCCGTTATGGCGGCAGTTTGCCCTTATTCCATACTAGGACAACTTTCTAGTATGGCAGCTTTGCTTGATTATGTGGTAGTAGCTATCATAGTTATGATATTTAGGCTTCGTTTGCCAAATGTGGAAAGGCCATTTAAGTGCCCAGCAGTATTTATAATAGCGCCAACAGCCCTTATTGCCTCGATATGGCTATTATTCAAGCAAATAATTGGTAAAGATGGCTCGTTGCTTTTAACAGGAGAAATTATTATCTACTGGTTTGTAGTTATATTTATTTTATATGTCCTAAAAGTGCTTATCTTCAGTAAAAGAGAAAAGGTTTAA
- a CDS encoding 50S rRNA methyltransferase, whose protein sequence is MIINIISVGKLSPGYRGLADHYYKMIKWKVKETELNYNKKLSENQAKTYEAKLINNHININSYKIVLDVQGQQLNSQEFSLLFKNQMMIGQNIDIIVGGAFGLDDSITKSAHIRLSLSKMTLPHQLAKLVLLEQIYRSQTILAAHPYHK, encoded by the coding sequence ATGATAATTAATATTATTTCTGTAGGCAAATTATCTCCAGGGTACAGAGGGCTAGCAGATCATTATTACAAAATGATTAAATGGAAGGTAAAAGAAACAGAATTAAATTATAATAAAAAATTATCAGAAAACCAGGCTAAGACTTACGAAGCTAAATTAATTAACAACCACATAAATATTAATTCATATAAAATTGTTTTGGATGTACAAGGACAACAGCTAAACAGTCAGGAATTTAGCTTGTTATTTAAAAACCAGATGATGATAGGACAAAATATAGATATTATAGTCGGCGGGGCTTTTGGTCTAGACGATTCAATTACTAAAAGTGCTCACATCAGATTAAGTCTCTCGAAGATGACCTTACCCCATCAGCTAGCTAAACTTGTTTTACTTGAACAAATATATAGATCCCAAACTATATTAGCAGCGCACCCTTATCATAAATAA